From Sporosarcina sp. FSL K6-3457:
GGATCCACAGCAAACTGCGGAAATTGCAAAGAAAATTAGTACATACGACAATGTCGATAAATTGGAGTACGGCGAAGGTAAAGTAGAAAAGCTTTTCAGTATTTTGAATGCAAGCCGTAACGTCGGGCTTGTTCTTATCTTGGCATTGCTGTTCACAGCGATGTTCCTCATATCGAATACGATTCGTATTACGATTGTTGCGAGAGGAAGAGAAATCGAAATTATGAAATTGGTAGGCGCAACGAATAACTTTGTACGTGTCCCATTTTTATTGGAAGGGATTTGGCTAGGTATTTTAGGTGCAGCCACTCCGATGATTCTCATTTCCATAGCCTATTACAATCTCTATGAATATTGGGAACCTAGATTAAAAGGAGAACTGTTCCAATTGTTGAATACGATGCCGTTTATCTACCAATTGAATGGTTTGATTTTATTCATGGGTATTTTTATAGGCATGTGGGGTAGCTTTATGTCAGTTCGTAAGTTTCTTAAGGTCTAAGAGAGTGAAAGGGGAACGGAGAAGTTGATGAGATCTAAGTGGTTGCTGTTAAGTACA
This genomic window contains:
- the ftsX gene encoding permease-like cell division protein FtsX: MKVRTFGRHLRESLKSLRRNSWMTFASVSAVTVTLLLVGVFIVIMMNLNQLAKNIENDVEIKVVADPVADEAAVKELQQQITSTEGVLEVVLSSKDQELNNLIESMGPELSLYKQSNPLGDALFVKAKDPQQTAEIAKKISTYDNVDKLEYGEGKVEKLFSILNASRNVGLVLILALLFTAMFLISNTIRITIVARGREIEIMKLVGATNNFVRVPFLLEGIWLGILGAATPMILISIAYYNLYEYWEPRLKGELFQLLNTMPFIYQLNGLILFMGIFIGMWGSFMSVRKFLKV